One window of the Camarhynchus parvulus chromosome 2, STF_HiC, whole genome shotgun sequence genome contains the following:
- the TPMT gene encoding thiopurine S-methyltransferase isoform X3: MGAKREATGGPAVLGGPVQPPRETGSGRLRALPGDMDHSADASGLLEASDVGSQKDRVVTEEEWLEKWEMGNIGFHKEEGHPLLQKYLDVLLNGRSGLRIFFPLCGKAVEMKWLADMGHSIVGVEISEQAVKEFFSEHSLPYCEEPVPEISGAKMFQSTSGNISLYCCSIYDLSSSIVGKFDGVWDRGALVAVNPCDRQRYASLMISLVEKNSSYLLVTVSYDPNKHKGPPFYVPESEIKSLFGNCCEIRCLEKVDDFSERHRQWGLDYFLEVLYLLKFVA, encoded by the exons ATGGGTGCGAAAAGGGAAGCCACCGGCGGACCCGCAGTGCTGGGCGGGCCCGTTCAGCCGCCCCGGGAAACGGGGTCTGGCCGA CTACGAGCACTCCCTGGAGACATGGACCACTCAGCGGATGCATCCGGGCTCCTGGAAGCTTCTGATGTTGGGTCTCAGAAAGACAGAGTGGTGACAGAGGAGGAATGGctagaaaaatgggaaatgggtAACATCGGGTTTCACAAGGAAGAAGGGCATCC GCTCCTCCAAAAGTATCTGGATGTTCTTCTAAATGGCAGGAGTGGACTGAGGATATTTTTCCCACTTTGTGGTAAAGCAGTAGAGATGAAATG GCTGGCAGACATGGGGCACAGCATTGTTGGTGTGGAAATCAGTGAGCAAgcagtgaaggaatttttttcagaacacaGTCTGCCTTATTGTGAGGAGCCAGTCCCTGAGATTTCAGGAGCAAAAATGTTCCAG AGTACCTCTGGCAACATTTCCCTCTACTGCTGCAGTATTTATGATTTGTCCAG CTCAATAGTTGGCAAGTTTGATGGGGTTTGGGACAGAGGAGCTCTTGTAGCCGTGAATCCATGTGACAGACAACG ctaTGCCAGTTTGATGATCAGCCTAGTGGAGAAAAATTCTTCATATCTCCTTGTTACAGTTTCATATGatccaaacaaacacaaag GCCCACCATTTTATGTTCCTGAATCCGAAATTAAAAGTTTGTTTG GCAACTGCTGTGAAATTAGGTGTCTTGAAAAAGTTGATGACTTCTCAGAGAGGCACAGACAATGGGGACTAGATTATTTTCTGGAGGTGCTATATCTACTAAAGTTTGTAGCTTGa
- the TPMT gene encoding thiopurine S-methyltransferase isoform X1 has protein sequence MAVSLSLRALPGDMDHSADASGLLEASDVGSQKDRVVTEEEWLEKWEMGNIGFHKEEGHPLLQKYLDVLLNGRSGLRIFFPLCGKAVEMKWLADMGHSIVGVEISEQAVKEFFSEHSLPYCEEPVPEISGAKMFQSTSGNISLYCCSIYDLSSSIVGKFDGVWDRGALVAVNPCDRQRYASLMISLVEKNSSYLLVTVSYDPNKHKGPPFYVPESEIKSLFGNCCEIRCLEKVDDFSERHRQWGLDYFLEVLYLLKFVA, from the exons ATGGCTGTGTCGCTTTCG CTACGAGCACTCCCTGGAGACATGGACCACTCAGCGGATGCATCCGGGCTCCTGGAAGCTTCTGATGTTGGGTCTCAGAAAGACAGAGTGGTGACAGAGGAGGAATGGctagaaaaatgggaaatgggtAACATCGGGTTTCACAAGGAAGAAGGGCATCC GCTCCTCCAAAAGTATCTGGATGTTCTTCTAAATGGCAGGAGTGGACTGAGGATATTTTTCCCACTTTGTGGTAAAGCAGTAGAGATGAAATG GCTGGCAGACATGGGGCACAGCATTGTTGGTGTGGAAATCAGTGAGCAAgcagtgaaggaatttttttcagaacacaGTCTGCCTTATTGTGAGGAGCCAGTCCCTGAGATTTCAGGAGCAAAAATGTTCCAG AGTACCTCTGGCAACATTTCCCTCTACTGCTGCAGTATTTATGATTTGTCCAG CTCAATAGTTGGCAAGTTTGATGGGGTTTGGGACAGAGGAGCTCTTGTAGCCGTGAATCCATGTGACAGACAACG ctaTGCCAGTTTGATGATCAGCCTAGTGGAGAAAAATTCTTCATATCTCCTTGTTACAGTTTCATATGatccaaacaaacacaaag GCCCACCATTTTATGTTCCTGAATCCGAAATTAAAAGTTTGTTTG GCAACTGCTGTGAAATTAGGTGTCTTGAAAAAGTTGATGACTTCTCAGAGAGGCACAGACAATGGGGACTAGATTATTTTCTGGAGGTGCTATATCTACTAAAGTTTGTAGCTTGa
- the TPMT gene encoding thiopurine S-methyltransferase isoform X2: MDHSADASGLLEASDVGSQKDRVVTEEEWLEKWEMGNIGFHKEEGHPLLQKYLDVLLNGRSGLRIFFPLCGKAVEMKWLADMGHSIVGVEISEQAVKEFFSEHSLPYCEEPVPEISGAKMFQSTSGNISLYCCSIYDLSSSIVGKFDGVWDRGALVAVNPCDRQRYASLMISLVEKNSSYLLVTVSYDPNKHKGPPFYVPESEIKSLFGNCCEIRCLEKVDDFSERHRQWGLDYFLEVLYLLKFVA; encoded by the exons ATGGACCACTCAGCGGATGCATCCGGGCTCCTGGAAGCTTCTGATGTTGGGTCTCAGAAAGACAGAGTGGTGACAGAGGAGGAATGGctagaaaaatgggaaatgggtAACATCGGGTTTCACAAGGAAGAAGGGCATCC GCTCCTCCAAAAGTATCTGGATGTTCTTCTAAATGGCAGGAGTGGACTGAGGATATTTTTCCCACTTTGTGGTAAAGCAGTAGAGATGAAATG GCTGGCAGACATGGGGCACAGCATTGTTGGTGTGGAAATCAGTGAGCAAgcagtgaaggaatttttttcagaacacaGTCTGCCTTATTGTGAGGAGCCAGTCCCTGAGATTTCAGGAGCAAAAATGTTCCAG AGTACCTCTGGCAACATTTCCCTCTACTGCTGCAGTATTTATGATTTGTCCAG CTCAATAGTTGGCAAGTTTGATGGGGTTTGGGACAGAGGAGCTCTTGTAGCCGTGAATCCATGTGACAGACAACG ctaTGCCAGTTTGATGATCAGCCTAGTGGAGAAAAATTCTTCATATCTCCTTGTTACAGTTTCATATGatccaaacaaacacaaag GCCCACCATTTTATGTTCCTGAATCCGAAATTAAAAGTTTGTTTG GCAACTGCTGTGAAATTAGGTGTCTTGAAAAAGTTGATGACTTCTCAGAGAGGCACAGACAATGGGGACTAGATTATTTTCTGGAGGTGCTATATCTACTAAAGTTTGTAGCTTGa
- the NHLRC1 gene encoding E3 ubiquitin-protein ligase NHLRC1: MLQHLGRHRSQAERNLVKFREALAGARAQRWVQGHSAGRAARALLCPRWPAGGARPPRSSAPAPLGPGIRPRRGGSDRSPQAGMAAEDEAELSLLECRVCFEPYGPDGQRRPLNLPCGHVLCRGCVGALAGAERQRLECPFCRRLCGPAETSECRPLLQLLELLGPAGGGLASALGRSGGGAAAAAPAGLGLRLCLGGWGSLVNPTGVAACPGSGRLAVAHDGKKRIHVFGPSGFCLRRFGERGDASNDIKYALDVTVTSDGHVVVTDGGDCSVKAFDSEGRGVLAVREGFCLPWGLDATAKSEVILTDSEAGALYRLAADFQRGELKKCQMIRSRLVSPRAVAVCRSSGAVVVVEHLKARGASKGSTRVTIFSAEMDLIGQMDSFGLNLVFPSRIYATAVAFDREGRVIVTDVCSQAVICLGKPEEFPSFNPLISHGLSYPVGLTYTANNSLVVLDSGDHSVKVYSSA; the protein is encoded by the exons ATGCTGCAACacctgggcaggcacaggagccAGGCAGAGAGGAACCTAGTGAAGTTCAGAGAAg CTCTGGCGGGTGCGCGGGCGCAGCGGTGGGTACAGGGACACTCGGCGGGAAGGGCGGCCcgggccctgctctgcccccgCTGGCCCGCAGGGGGCGCGCGCCCGCCTCGGTCCTCAGCGCCCGCCCCGCTGGGCCCGGGGatccggccccgccgcgggggCTCCGATCGCTCTCCTCAGGCGGGGATGGCGGCGGAGGACGAGGCGGAGCTGAGCCTGCTGGAGTGCCGGGTGTGCTTCGAGCCGTACGGCCCCGacgggcagcggcggccgctCAACCTGCCCTGCGGGCACGTCCTCTGCCGGGGCTGCGTGGGGGCCCTGGCCGGCGCCGAGCGCCAGAGGCTGGAGTGTCCCTTCTGCCGGCGGCTCTGCGGGCCCGCCGAGACCAGCGAGTGCCGCccgctgctgcagctgctggagctcctgggccCCGCCGGCGGCGGCCTCGCCTCGGCCCTGGGcaggagcggcggcggggcggcggcggcggcccccgcggggctcgggctgcggctgtgcctggggggctgggggtcgCTGGTGAACCCCACCGGGGTGGCGGCCTGCCCCGGCTCCGGCCGCCTGGCAGTGGCACACGACGGCAAAAAGAGGATCCACGTCTTCGGGCCGAGCGGGTTCTGCCTGCGGCGGTTCGGGGAGCGGGGGGACGCGAGCAACGACATCAAGTATGCGCTCGATGTGACGGTCACGTCGGACGGACACGTGGTGGTCACCGACGGCGGGGACTGCTCCGTGAAGGCCTTCGATTCTGAGGGAAGGGGAGTCCTGGCCGTCCGGGAAGGCTTCTGTTTGCCATGGGGCTTGGATGCCACCGCCAAGAGCGAAGTGATCCTGACCGACTCGGAGGCTGGCGCGCTGTACCGCTTGGCGGCCGACTTCCAAAGGGGGGAATTAAAGAAGTGTCAGATGATCCGGTCCCGTCTTGTCAGCCCCAGAGCTGTTGCTGTCTGCCGGAGCTCGGGTGCTGTCGTGGTAGTAGAGCACCTGAAAGCTCGAGGAGCGAGCAAGGGCAGCACCCGAGTGACGATATTCAGTGCGGAGATGGATCTCATCGGCCAGATGGACAGCTTCGGTCTGAACCTCGTTTTCCCCTCCAGAATATATGCTACGGCTGTGGCCTTTGACAGAGAAGGTCGTGTTATAGTGACGGATGTTTGTAGCCAGGCTGTCATATGCTTAGGGAAACCTGAGGAATTTCCCAGCTTTAACCCTCTGATTAGCCACGGGCTTTCTTACCCGGTCGGACTGACTTACACAGCAAACAATTCCCTCGTCGTTTTAGACAGCGGTGATCATTCAGTGAAAGTATATAGCTCTGCCTGA